The Sylvia atricapilla isolate bSylAtr1 chromosome 10, bSylAtr1.pri, whole genome shotgun sequence genome contains a region encoding:
- the TNK2 gene encoding activated CDC42 kinase 1 isoform X3, with product MPCRRRLSCSMQAEEGTDWLLELLTELQLQQYFLRIRDELNVTRLSHFEYVKNEDLEKIGMGRPGQRRLWEAVKRRKAMCKRKSWMSKVFSGKRPESELPPQPQSTFRKPPTPPPPEAGGQHSLTCLVRERDLSIFEKLGDGSFGVVRRGEWCTPAGKTLNVAVKCLKTDVLSQPEALDDFIREVNAMHSLDHRNLIRLYGVVLSHPMKMVTELAPLGSLLDRLRKNQGHFLISTLCQYAIQVAKGMAYLESKRFIHRDLAARNILLASNELVKIGDFGLMRALPKNDDHYVMQEHRKVPFAWCAPESLKTRTFSHASDTWMFGVTLWEMFTYGQEPWIGLNGSQILHKIDKEGERLPRPEDCPQDIYNVMLQCWAHKPEDRPTFVALRDFLVEAQPTDMRALQDFEEPDKLHIQMNDIITVIEGRAENYWWRGQNKRTLKVGQFPRNTVTSVAGLSAHDISQPLKNSFIHTGHGDTNPQHCWGFPDKIDELYLGNPMDPPDILGVDPSAARPTQLPGRAKRQPPPRPPQPTVLLTKPCYDPVSEEEEGLPGGLRKLCLKKPGTGKGLRPVKPSARVPGTKVGERQPGRLAGEGPASSEVTLIDFGEEVPQGSPSPVGELTAPSLAKLAMEACSLLDKTPPQSPTRALPRPLHPTPVVDWDARPLPPPPAYDDVAQDEDDIEVCSITSPPSRRGKTNYGFVDEGERGPALEDNLFLPPKETKQPSMTQTTELFEELQQECMKRLNVPLGPAVPADDKPQIPPRVPIPPRPLRRNEPGRWSGDLSPASGGEEDRPPQIPPRDPLSQPTSRTPSPMALQVGSPQQRGALCSCLSTSPGKPMPTTQSFALDPKYATPKVIQAQGKDCSKGPCILPIVKDGQKVSSTHYYLLPERPAYLDKYEKFFKEAKSPEEVPASRQVTTATVRPMVQQPLADCKANFSSNNSNPGPKCLVKASCSLQKIVYDGPDVCRPADKIRLVVTAGTGRAASDPEQASRHGASPAASTHTTCCRTLD from the exons GTGTTCAGCGGGAAGCGCCCAGAGTCAGAGCTGCCGCCCCAGCCCCAGAGTACCTTCCGCAAGCCTCCCACACCACCTCCCCCTGAGGCTGGGGGCCAGCACTCCCTCACCTGCCTCGTGCGGGAGCGGGACCTCTCAATCTTTGAGAAGCTGGGTGATGGCTCCTTTGGTGTTGTACGTCGTGGAGAGTGGTGCACACCTGCTGGCAAGACG CTGAATGTGGCTGTGAAGTGCCTCAAGACAGATGTGCTGAGCCAGCCAGAGGCACTGGATGACTTCATCCGAGAGGTGAATGCCATGCACTCCCTGGACCACAGGAACCTTATCCGCCTGTATGGTGTGGTGCTCTCCCACCCCATGAAGATG GTGACAGAGCTGGCCCCGCTGGGCTCCCTCCTGGACCGCCTGCGGAAGAACCAGGGTCATTTCCTCATCTCCACCCTGTGCCAGTATGCCATCCAAGTGGCCAAGGGCATGGCCTACCTGGAGTCCAAGCGCTTCATCCACCGCGACCTGGCTGCCCGCAACATCCTGCTGGCCTCCAATGAGCTCGTCAAGATTGGGGACTTCGGACTGATGCGGGCACTGCCCAAAAATGATGATCACTACGTGATGCAGGAGCACCGCAAGGTCCCCTTTGCTTG GTGTGCTCCTGAGAGCCTGAAGACACGCACCTTCTCCCACGCCAGTGACACCTGGATGTTTGGAGTGACCCTCTGGGAGATGTTCACCTATGGTCAGGAGCCTTGGATTGGCCTCAATGGCAGCCAG ATCCTGCACAAGATAGACAAGGAGGGTGAGCGGCTGCCGCGGCCTGAGGACTGTCCCCAGGACATCTACAATGTcatgctgcagtgctgggcacacAAGCCTGAGGACAGACCCACCTTCGTGGCCTTGAGAGACTTCTTGGTGGAG GCTCAGCCCACCGACATGAGAGCGCTGCAGGACTTTGAGGAGCCAGACAAGCTGCACATCCAGATGAACGACATCATCACAGTCATTGAGGGCAG GGCTGAGAATTACTGGTGGCGGGGTCAGAATAAGCGGACCCTAAAAGTGGGCCAATTTCCCCGAAACACGGTGACCTCGGTGGCAGGGCTGTCAGCCCACGACATCAGCCAGCCGCTTAAAAACAGCTTCATCCACACAGGCCATGGAGACACCAACCCGCAGCACTGCTGGGGGTTTCCCGATAAAATTGATGA GCTGTACCTGGGAAATCCCATGGACCCTCCTGACATTTTAGGTGTGGACCCGAGTGCTGCCAGACCTACACAGCTTCCAGGGAGGGCTAAAA GGCAGCCTCCTCCACGCCCACCTCAGCCTACCGTCCTGCTCACCA AGCCTTGCTACGACCCAGTtagtgaggaggaggagggccTGCCAGGGGGTCTGCGGAAGCTCTGTCTGAAGAagccaggcacagggaagggtCTGCGACCGGTCAAGCCATCAGCACGGGTACCGGGCACCAAGGTGGGCGAGCGGCAGCCCGGGCGGCTGGCAGGCGAGGGGCCAGCAAGCAGTGAGGTGACTCTCATTGACTTTGGGGAGGAAgtgccccagggcagcccctctCCGGTGGGGGAGCTGACAGCCCCGTCATTAGCCAAGCTGGCCATGGAGGCCTGCTCTTTGCTGGACAAGACTCCACCGCAGAGCCCCACACGGGCTCTACCTCGGCCTCTCCACCCCACGCCGGTGGTGGACTGGGATGCCCGGCCCTTGCCCCCACCACCTGCCTATGATGACGTGGCACAGGATGAGGATGATATTGAGGTCTGCTCTATCACCAGCCCCCCGAGCCGGCGGGGCAAGACCAACTATGGCTTTGTGGATGAGGGTGAACGGGGACCAGCACTGGAGGACAACCTCTTCCTGCCCCCCAAGGAGACAAAACAGCCCAGCATGACGCAGACCACCGAGCTCTtcgaggagctgcagcaggagtgcATGAAGAGGCTCAACGTCCCTCTGGgaccagctgtgccagctgacGACAAGCCCCAGATCCCTCCCCGTGTCCCAATCCCGCCCCGGCCCCTTCGCCGCAATGAGCCTGGGCGCTGGTCAGGGGACCTTTCCCCAGCTTCGGGGGGCGAGGAAGACCGACCGCCCCAGATCCCCCCACGGGACCCACTGTCCCAGCCCACCTCCCGGACACCCAGCCCCAtggctctgcaggtgggctccCCCCAGCAACGTGgtgccctctgctcctgcctctccacCTCACCAGGGAAGCCCATGCCCACCACACAGAGCTTCGCCCTCGACCCTAAGTACGCCACCCCCAAGGTCATCCAGGCACAAGGCAAGGACTGCTCCAAGGGACCCTGCATCCTGCCCATTGTGAAGGATGGGCAGAAGGTCAGCAGCACCCATTACTATCTGCTGCCTGAGCGCCCTGCCTACCTGGACAAGTATGAGAAGTTTTTCAAGGAGGCTAAAAGCCCGGAGGAGGTGCCAGCGTCCCGCCAGGTCACCACAGCCACCGTCCGTCCCATGGTGCAGCAGCCACTGGCAGACTGCAAGGCCAACTTTTCCTCCAACAACAGCAACCCCGGGCCCAAGTGCCTGGTGaaagcctcctgcagcctccagaaGATCGTTTACGATGGGCCAGATGTTTGCCGTCCTGCTGACAAGATCCGACTG GTGGTGACGGCGGGAACAGGGCGAGCTGCGTCAGATCCAGAGCAGGCATCTCGCCATGGGGCCAGTCCTGCTGCCTCCACCCACACAACTTGCTGCAGGACTCTGGACTGA
- the TNK2 gene encoding activated CDC42 kinase 1 isoform X6, with protein sequence MQAEEGTDWLLELLTELQLQQYFLRIRDELNVTRLSHFEYVKNEDLEKIGMGRPGQRRLWEAVKRRKAMCKRKSWMSKVFSGKRPESELPPQPQSTFRKPPTPPPPEAGGQHSLTCLVRERDLSIFEKLGDGSFGVVRRGEWCTPAGKTLNVAVKCLKTDVLSQPEALDDFIREVNAMHSLDHRNLIRLYGVVLSHPMKMVTELAPLGSLLDRLRKNQGHFLISTLCQYAIQVAKGMAYLESKRFIHRDLAARNILLASNELVKIGDFGLMRALPKNDDHYVMQEHRKVPFAWCAPESLKTRTFSHASDTWMFGVTLWEMFTYGQEPWIGLNGSQILHKIDKEGERLPRPEDCPQDIYNVMLQCWAHKPEDRPTFVALRDFLVEAQPTDMRALQDFEEPDKLHIQMNDIITVIEGRAENYWWRGQNKRTLKVGQFPRNTVTSVAGLSAHDISQPLKNSFIHTGHGDTNPQHCWGFPDKIDELYLGNPMDPPDILGVDPSAARPTQLPGRAKRQPPPRPPQPTVLLTKPCYDPVSEEEEGLPGGLRKLCLKKPGTGKGLRPVKPSARVPGTKVGERQPGRLAGEGPASSEVTLIDFGEEVPQGSPSPVGELTAPSLAKLAMEACSLLDKTPPQSPTRALPRPLHPTPVVDWDARPLPPPPAYDDVAQDEDDIEVCSITSPPSRRGKTNYGFVDEGERGPALEDNLFLPPKETKQPSMTQTTELFEELQQECMKRLNVPLGPAVPADDKPQIPPRVPIPPRPLRRNEPGRWSGDLSPASGGEEDRPPQIPPRDPLSQPTSRTPSPMALQVGSPQQRGALCSCLSTSPGKPMPTTQSFALDPKYATPKVIQAQGKDCSKGPCILPIVKDGQKVSSTHYYLLPERPAYLDKYEKFFKEAKSPEEVPASRQVTTATVRPMVQQPLADCKANFSSNNSNPGPKCLVKASCSLQKIVYDGPDVCRPADKIRLVQDTVHGVTTEECQAALQKHGWSIQRAIQYLKVEQLFCLGLKSRGECQRVLEMFDWNLAQASSHLLDPYSATRQKW encoded by the exons GTGTTCAGCGGGAAGCGCCCAGAGTCAGAGCTGCCGCCCCAGCCCCAGAGTACCTTCCGCAAGCCTCCCACACCACCTCCCCCTGAGGCTGGGGGCCAGCACTCCCTCACCTGCCTCGTGCGGGAGCGGGACCTCTCAATCTTTGAGAAGCTGGGTGATGGCTCCTTTGGTGTTGTACGTCGTGGAGAGTGGTGCACACCTGCTGGCAAGACG CTGAATGTGGCTGTGAAGTGCCTCAAGACAGATGTGCTGAGCCAGCCAGAGGCACTGGATGACTTCATCCGAGAGGTGAATGCCATGCACTCCCTGGACCACAGGAACCTTATCCGCCTGTATGGTGTGGTGCTCTCCCACCCCATGAAGATG GTGACAGAGCTGGCCCCGCTGGGCTCCCTCCTGGACCGCCTGCGGAAGAACCAGGGTCATTTCCTCATCTCCACCCTGTGCCAGTATGCCATCCAAGTGGCCAAGGGCATGGCCTACCTGGAGTCCAAGCGCTTCATCCACCGCGACCTGGCTGCCCGCAACATCCTGCTGGCCTCCAATGAGCTCGTCAAGATTGGGGACTTCGGACTGATGCGGGCACTGCCCAAAAATGATGATCACTACGTGATGCAGGAGCACCGCAAGGTCCCCTTTGCTTG GTGTGCTCCTGAGAGCCTGAAGACACGCACCTTCTCCCACGCCAGTGACACCTGGATGTTTGGAGTGACCCTCTGGGAGATGTTCACCTATGGTCAGGAGCCTTGGATTGGCCTCAATGGCAGCCAG ATCCTGCACAAGATAGACAAGGAGGGTGAGCGGCTGCCGCGGCCTGAGGACTGTCCCCAGGACATCTACAATGTcatgctgcagtgctgggcacacAAGCCTGAGGACAGACCCACCTTCGTGGCCTTGAGAGACTTCTTGGTGGAG GCTCAGCCCACCGACATGAGAGCGCTGCAGGACTTTGAGGAGCCAGACAAGCTGCACATCCAGATGAACGACATCATCACAGTCATTGAGGGCAG GGCTGAGAATTACTGGTGGCGGGGTCAGAATAAGCGGACCCTAAAAGTGGGCCAATTTCCCCGAAACACGGTGACCTCGGTGGCAGGGCTGTCAGCCCACGACATCAGCCAGCCGCTTAAAAACAGCTTCATCCACACAGGCCATGGAGACACCAACCCGCAGCACTGCTGGGGGTTTCCCGATAAAATTGATGA GCTGTACCTGGGAAATCCCATGGACCCTCCTGACATTTTAGGTGTGGACCCGAGTGCTGCCAGACCTACACAGCTTCCAGGGAGGGCTAAAA GGCAGCCTCCTCCACGCCCACCTCAGCCTACCGTCCTGCTCACCA AGCCTTGCTACGACCCAGTtagtgaggaggaggagggccTGCCAGGGGGTCTGCGGAAGCTCTGTCTGAAGAagccaggcacagggaagggtCTGCGACCGGTCAAGCCATCAGCACGGGTACCGGGCACCAAGGTGGGCGAGCGGCAGCCCGGGCGGCTGGCAGGCGAGGGGCCAGCAAGCAGTGAGGTGACTCTCATTGACTTTGGGGAGGAAgtgccccagggcagcccctctCCGGTGGGGGAGCTGACAGCCCCGTCATTAGCCAAGCTGGCCATGGAGGCCTGCTCTTTGCTGGACAAGACTCCACCGCAGAGCCCCACACGGGCTCTACCTCGGCCTCTCCACCCCACGCCGGTGGTGGACTGGGATGCCCGGCCCTTGCCCCCACCACCTGCCTATGATGACGTGGCACAGGATGAGGATGATATTGAGGTCTGCTCTATCACCAGCCCCCCGAGCCGGCGGGGCAAGACCAACTATGGCTTTGTGGATGAGGGTGAACGGGGACCAGCACTGGAGGACAACCTCTTCCTGCCCCCCAAGGAGACAAAACAGCCCAGCATGACGCAGACCACCGAGCTCTtcgaggagctgcagcaggagtgcATGAAGAGGCTCAACGTCCCTCTGGgaccagctgtgccagctgacGACAAGCCCCAGATCCCTCCCCGTGTCCCAATCCCGCCCCGGCCCCTTCGCCGCAATGAGCCTGGGCGCTGGTCAGGGGACCTTTCCCCAGCTTCGGGGGGCGAGGAAGACCGACCGCCCCAGATCCCCCCACGGGACCCACTGTCCCAGCCCACCTCCCGGACACCCAGCCCCAtggctctgcaggtgggctccCCCCAGCAACGTGgtgccctctgctcctgcctctccacCTCACCAGGGAAGCCCATGCCCACCACACAGAGCTTCGCCCTCGACCCTAAGTACGCCACCCCCAAGGTCATCCAGGCACAAGGCAAGGACTGCTCCAAGGGACCCTGCATCCTGCCCATTGTGAAGGATGGGCAGAAGGTCAGCAGCACCCATTACTATCTGCTGCCTGAGCGCCCTGCCTACCTGGACAAGTATGAGAAGTTTTTCAAGGAGGCTAAAAGCCCGGAGGAGGTGCCAGCGTCCCGCCAGGTCACCACAGCCACCGTCCGTCCCATGGTGCAGCAGCCACTGGCAGACTGCAAGGCCAACTTTTCCTCCAACAACAGCAACCCCGGGCCCAAGTGCCTGGTGaaagcctcctgcagcctccagaaGATCGTTTACGATGGGCCAGATGTTTGCCGTCCTGCTGACAAGATCCGACTG GTGCAGGACACAGTGCATGGTGTGACCACCGAGGAAtgccaggcagccctgcagaagcATGGCTGGAGCATCCAACGGGCTATCCAGTACCTGAAG GTGGAGCAGCTCTTCTGCCTGGGGCTGAAGTCCCGTGGTGAGTGCCAGCGGGTGCTGGAGATGTTCGACTGGAACCTGGCACAGGCCAGCTCCCACCTCCTCGACCCCTACAGCGCCACCCGCCAGAA GTGGTGA
- the TNK2 gene encoding activated CDC42 kinase 1 isoform X5, translated as MRRFQALHRSFPFLTRFRLYRRLSCSMQAEEGTDWLLELLTELQLQQYFLRIRDELNVTRLSHFEYVKNEDLEKIGMGRPGQRRLWEAVKRRKAMCKRKSWMSKVFSGKRPESELPPQPQSTFRKPPTPPPPEAGGQHSLTCLVRERDLSIFEKLGDGSFGVVRRGEWCTPAGKTLNVAVKCLKTDVLSQPEALDDFIREVNAMHSLDHRNLIRLYGVVLSHPMKMVTELAPLGSLLDRLRKNQGHFLISTLCQYAIQVAKGMAYLESKRFIHRDLAARNILLASNELVKIGDFGLMRALPKNDDHYVMQEHRKVPFAWCAPESLKTRTFSHASDTWMFGVTLWEMFTYGQEPWIGLNGSQILHKIDKEGERLPRPEDCPQDIYNVMLQCWAHKPEDRPTFVALRDFLVEAQPTDMRALQDFEEPDKLHIQMNDIITVIEGRAENYWWRGQNKRTLKVGQFPRNTVTSVAGLSAHDISQPLKNSFIHTGHGDTNPQHCWGFPDKIDELYLGNPMDPPDILGVDPSAARPTQLPGRAKRQPPPRPPQPTVLLTKPCYDPVSEEEEGLPGGLRKLCLKKPGTGKGLRPVKPSARVPGTKVGERQPGRLAGEGPASSEVTLIDFGEEVPQGSPSPVGELTAPSLAKLAMEACSLLDKTPPQSPTRALPRPLHPTPVVDWDARPLPPPPAYDDVAQDEDDIEVCSITSPPSRRGKTNYGFVDEGERGPALEDNLFLPPKETKQPSMTQTTELFEELQQECMKRLNVPLGPAVPADDKPQIPPRVPIPPRPLRRNEPGRWSGDLSPASGGEEDRPPQIPPRDPLSQPTSRTPSPMALQVGSPQQRGALCSCLSTSPGKPMPTTQSFALDPKYATPKVIQAQGKDCSKGPCILPIVKDGQKVSSTHYYLLPERPAYLDKYEKFFKEAKSPEEVPASRQVTTATVRPMVQQPLADCKANFSSNNSNPGPKCLVKASCSLQKIVYDGPDVCRPADKIRLVQDTVHGVTTEECQAALQKHGWSIQRAIQYLKVEQLFCLGLKSRGECQRVLEMFDWNLAQASSHLLDPYSATRQKW; from the exons GTGTTCAGCGGGAAGCGCCCAGAGTCAGAGCTGCCGCCCCAGCCCCAGAGTACCTTCCGCAAGCCTCCCACACCACCTCCCCCTGAGGCTGGGGGCCAGCACTCCCTCACCTGCCTCGTGCGGGAGCGGGACCTCTCAATCTTTGAGAAGCTGGGTGATGGCTCCTTTGGTGTTGTACGTCGTGGAGAGTGGTGCACACCTGCTGGCAAGACG CTGAATGTGGCTGTGAAGTGCCTCAAGACAGATGTGCTGAGCCAGCCAGAGGCACTGGATGACTTCATCCGAGAGGTGAATGCCATGCACTCCCTGGACCACAGGAACCTTATCCGCCTGTATGGTGTGGTGCTCTCCCACCCCATGAAGATG GTGACAGAGCTGGCCCCGCTGGGCTCCCTCCTGGACCGCCTGCGGAAGAACCAGGGTCATTTCCTCATCTCCACCCTGTGCCAGTATGCCATCCAAGTGGCCAAGGGCATGGCCTACCTGGAGTCCAAGCGCTTCATCCACCGCGACCTGGCTGCCCGCAACATCCTGCTGGCCTCCAATGAGCTCGTCAAGATTGGGGACTTCGGACTGATGCGGGCACTGCCCAAAAATGATGATCACTACGTGATGCAGGAGCACCGCAAGGTCCCCTTTGCTTG GTGTGCTCCTGAGAGCCTGAAGACACGCACCTTCTCCCACGCCAGTGACACCTGGATGTTTGGAGTGACCCTCTGGGAGATGTTCACCTATGGTCAGGAGCCTTGGATTGGCCTCAATGGCAGCCAG ATCCTGCACAAGATAGACAAGGAGGGTGAGCGGCTGCCGCGGCCTGAGGACTGTCCCCAGGACATCTACAATGTcatgctgcagtgctgggcacacAAGCCTGAGGACAGACCCACCTTCGTGGCCTTGAGAGACTTCTTGGTGGAG GCTCAGCCCACCGACATGAGAGCGCTGCAGGACTTTGAGGAGCCAGACAAGCTGCACATCCAGATGAACGACATCATCACAGTCATTGAGGGCAG GGCTGAGAATTACTGGTGGCGGGGTCAGAATAAGCGGACCCTAAAAGTGGGCCAATTTCCCCGAAACACGGTGACCTCGGTGGCAGGGCTGTCAGCCCACGACATCAGCCAGCCGCTTAAAAACAGCTTCATCCACACAGGCCATGGAGACACCAACCCGCAGCACTGCTGGGGGTTTCCCGATAAAATTGATGA GCTGTACCTGGGAAATCCCATGGACCCTCCTGACATTTTAGGTGTGGACCCGAGTGCTGCCAGACCTACACAGCTTCCAGGGAGGGCTAAAA GGCAGCCTCCTCCACGCCCACCTCAGCCTACCGTCCTGCTCACCA AGCCTTGCTACGACCCAGTtagtgaggaggaggagggccTGCCAGGGGGTCTGCGGAAGCTCTGTCTGAAGAagccaggcacagggaagggtCTGCGACCGGTCAAGCCATCAGCACGGGTACCGGGCACCAAGGTGGGCGAGCGGCAGCCCGGGCGGCTGGCAGGCGAGGGGCCAGCAAGCAGTGAGGTGACTCTCATTGACTTTGGGGAGGAAgtgccccagggcagcccctctCCGGTGGGGGAGCTGACAGCCCCGTCATTAGCCAAGCTGGCCATGGAGGCCTGCTCTTTGCTGGACAAGACTCCACCGCAGAGCCCCACACGGGCTCTACCTCGGCCTCTCCACCCCACGCCGGTGGTGGACTGGGATGCCCGGCCCTTGCCCCCACCACCTGCCTATGATGACGTGGCACAGGATGAGGATGATATTGAGGTCTGCTCTATCACCAGCCCCCCGAGCCGGCGGGGCAAGACCAACTATGGCTTTGTGGATGAGGGTGAACGGGGACCAGCACTGGAGGACAACCTCTTCCTGCCCCCCAAGGAGACAAAACAGCCCAGCATGACGCAGACCACCGAGCTCTtcgaggagctgcagcaggagtgcATGAAGAGGCTCAACGTCCCTCTGGgaccagctgtgccagctgacGACAAGCCCCAGATCCCTCCCCGTGTCCCAATCCCGCCCCGGCCCCTTCGCCGCAATGAGCCTGGGCGCTGGTCAGGGGACCTTTCCCCAGCTTCGGGGGGCGAGGAAGACCGACCGCCCCAGATCCCCCCACGGGACCCACTGTCCCAGCCCACCTCCCGGACACCCAGCCCCAtggctctgcaggtgggctccCCCCAGCAACGTGgtgccctctgctcctgcctctccacCTCACCAGGGAAGCCCATGCCCACCACACAGAGCTTCGCCCTCGACCCTAAGTACGCCACCCCCAAGGTCATCCAGGCACAAGGCAAGGACTGCTCCAAGGGACCCTGCATCCTGCCCATTGTGAAGGATGGGCAGAAGGTCAGCAGCACCCATTACTATCTGCTGCCTGAGCGCCCTGCCTACCTGGACAAGTATGAGAAGTTTTTCAAGGAGGCTAAAAGCCCGGAGGAGGTGCCAGCGTCCCGCCAGGTCACCACAGCCACCGTCCGTCCCATGGTGCAGCAGCCACTGGCAGACTGCAAGGCCAACTTTTCCTCCAACAACAGCAACCCCGGGCCCAAGTGCCTGGTGaaagcctcctgcagcctccagaaGATCGTTTACGATGGGCCAGATGTTTGCCGTCCTGCTGACAAGATCCGACTG GTGCAGGACACAGTGCATGGTGTGACCACCGAGGAAtgccaggcagccctgcagaagcATGGCTGGAGCATCCAACGGGCTATCCAGTACCTGAAG GTGGAGCAGCTCTTCTGCCTGGGGCTGAAGTCCCGTGGTGAGTGCCAGCGGGTGCTGGAGATGTTCGACTGGAACCTGGCACAGGCCAGCTCCCACCTCCTCGACCCCTACAGCGCCACCCGCCAGAA GTGGTGA